The Archocentrus centrarchus isolate MPI-CPG fArcCen1 chromosome 12, fArcCen1, whole genome shotgun sequence genome includes a window with the following:
- the plpp1a gene encoding phospholipid phosphatase 1 isoform X2 has translation MFDTRGIPFVLLDIACLALAGLPFAILNVRHSPFRRGFFCNDDSIKYPFKDDTISYELLGGVMIPVTVLTMIVGECLLVHLNRIKSKSSFGSYVARVYKAVGTFLFGAAMSQSLTDIAKYSIGRLRPHFLDVCKPDWKQINCSAGTYIENFTCTGDPTKVNEGRLSFYSGHSSFSMYCILFLALYLQARLQADWARLLRPTLQFFLIAASVFTGLSRVSDYKHHWSDVLTGLIQGALMALLVVFFVSDFFKPQMEPRKEADIPHTTLQETPTNGNHFESPN, from the exons CTGGACTCCCATTTGCAATTCTCAATGTGCGACACAGTCCTTTCCGCCGGGGCTTTTTCTGTAACGATGATTCAATCAAGTACCCCTTTAAAGACGACACCATTTCCTATGAGTTGTTAGGAGGTGTCATGATTCCTGTCACAGTACTCACT ATGATTGTTGGCGAGTGTCTTTTAGTTCATCTAAACCGCATCAAGTCCAAGTCGTCTTTCGGCAGCTACGTCGCCCGTGTTTACAAAGCCGTCGGTACCTTCCTTTTCGGTGCCGCCATGAGCCAGTCTCTGACGGACATCGCCAAGTATTCAATTGGCCGGCTCAGGCCGCACTTCCtggatgtgtgcaaacctgacTGGAAACAGATCAACTGCTCAGCAGGGACTTATATCGAAAACTTCACCTGCACTGGAGACCCGACAAAGGTCAACGAGGGCCG GCTCTCTTTCTACTCCGGCCACTCGTCTTTTTCCATGTACTGCATACTGTTCCTCGCT CTCTACCTGCAGGCTCGGCTCCAGGCTGACTGGGCACGTCTGCTGAGACCGACCCTCCAGTTTTTCCTGATTGCGGCCTCAGTGTTCACAGGACTGTCAAGAGTGTCTGATTATAAACATCACTGGAGCGACGTTCTGACCGGACTCATACAGGGCGCGCTCATGGCTTTGCTTGTG GTCTTTTTCGTGTCAGACTTTTTCAAGCCACAGATGGAGCCCCGTAAAGAAGCAGACATCCCACACACAACGCTGCAGGAGACGCCAACAAATGGAAATCACTTTGAAAGCCCTAACTAA